The sequence AGCTGATCGTCACAGGGCGCCCCAATGTCGGCAAATCCAGCATGATAAACCGCTGGCTCGGCGAGGAAAGGCTGATCGTAACTGACATTCCCGGAACAACAAGGGATGCGGTGGATACTCTCTTTGAATACGGAGACGAAAAATATGTTCTCATCGACACTGCGGGGATCAGAAAAAAATCCGTAATGTTCAAGGACAGAATAGAGAAATACGGATATTACCGCTGGGAAGACGCACTCTCCCGCGCGGATATAGCAGTGTGCCTCATTGACGGAGCGGAAGGCTTAAACGAACGTGACGTCAAGGTCATTGCGGACGCATGGGAAGCGGGCAGACCGATTATTCTCGTGGTCAACAAGTGGGATGCGGTGGAGAATAAAGATCAGGCTGCGAAGGAAATGAGGGCGGATATAGATTTCAAGCTCCAGTTTCTCAGCAATCCGCCCGTGATATTCGCCTCCGCTATGAGCGGCAAAAACGTTTATAAAATATTCGAGGCAGCAAAGGGGCTCTATAAGGAATACACAAAAAGGGTCGGAACAGGGGAAGCGAACCGTGTTCTCCAGACCGCTCTGGATCGCCACCAGCCTCCGGTGGTTAAAGGCAGAAGACTCAAGCTGTATTTCATGACTCAGGTGGCGGCGTGCCCGCCGCAATTTGTTATCTTCGCCAACTATCCGGATTCGGTGCACTTTTCATACCAGCGCTTCGTGATAAACATTATAAGAGAATTCTTCGGTTTTGAAGGGATTCCCATAAAACTGTTCCTGAGGCAAAGGGGAGAAAAGAAAGAAGCCTGACCCCTTTTTCAGGGTTCAAGGATCTAAGGCGCCGTTTCCCCCTGCCCGGGCAAACGGCGTTTTTTCGTTTTACGGTCAAAAAAACGCCGGAAAATAAGCTTTCTGTTATGTTTTAAAAATGGGCAAACTGCTTATTGAAAGTATATAAATATTGTTATATAAACGATGATTTACCCGTAAAACGGGTATTCAACGGTCATATTATGCGAGGGTAGACTAATGAGGTATGATCTTGCTAAAAGCGGGAACGGACTGACGTATGAGATACGCAACATTGTTAATGTCGCCAACAAACTCAGTCAGGCAGGCGTGGACATTTACTGGGAAAACATAGGCGATCCCATTGTCAAGGGTGAAATTCTTC is a genomic window of Geovibrio thiophilus containing:
- the der gene encoding ribosome biogenesis GTPase Der is translated as MKKIGIIGRPNVGKSTLFNRLAGQRIAIVDDMAGVTRDRIEFTAEWLGRRFRVVDTAGYDLKEEIVKKEMQRQFMYSLEEADFFILMVDGREGVHPLDEIVCGLLREGGKSFVVAVNKIDSSSAENLAYDFFSMGIDKVFPISATHGRNVDDLMDEIISRLPEDEEEESFSYDGRIKLIVTGRPNVGKSSMINRWLGEERLIVTDIPGTTRDAVDTLFEYGDEKYVLIDTAGIRKKSVMFKDRIEKYGYYRWEDALSRADIAVCLIDGAEGLNERDVKVIADAWEAGRPIILVVNKWDAVENKDQAAKEMRADIDFKLQFLSNPPVIFASAMSGKNVYKIFEAAKGLYKEYTKRVGTGEANRVLQTALDRHQPPVVKGRRLKLYFMTQVAACPPQFVIFANYPDSVHFSYQRFVINIIREFFGFEGIPIKLFLRQRGEKKEA